The Bombus huntii isolate Logan2020A chromosome 6, iyBomHunt1.1, whole genome shotgun sequence genome window below encodes:
- the LOC126866717 gene encoding hairy/enhancer-of-split related with YRPW motif protein-like — MWRVVVARSDENSTLLSSEIGSGPVGPVGPVGPNHISGLPGPPSTHHHHHWGYPPPPHPSYQPQHSDAPRHHHDPRPPHDLRHPATTTTSTADLRHEMHRSDPRHPSAASEMQQRHQPPELHRPEMVRHHQDLSGMRPDMGSEIRSSHEFPDLKIDVVDIRSQESGQQQQQQQQQQQQQQQQQQQTSQQRNLKRAMSDSDCDDVFSEESGKEPCNSPGGDSCQHASRKRRRGMIEKKRRDRINASLGELRRLVPAAARDPHSGKLEKAEILQLTVEHLRSLRNKGPEGYDSTKLAMDYHAVGWGECAAEVGRYLVTMEGLDERDPLRLRLLSHLQSFHRDHPPSAVPSSVPPVTSLTSSSTSSSYEPAASSVPPGMPPGTGTMPPLLGGSALGWGQYPGQYPQQQHGKPYRPWGAELAY; from the exons atgtgGAGGGTCGTGGTGGCGCGATCGGACGAAAACAGCACGTTGCTGTCATCGGAAATCGGCTCCGGGCCGGTCGGTCCGGTCGGCCCGGTCGGTCCCAATCACATCTCCGGTCTTCCCGGTCCGCCTTCCACTCATCATCATCACCACTGGGGCTATCCACCGCCGCCGCATCCCTCTTATCAGCCGCAGCATTCTGACGCACCGCGCCATCATCACGATCCGCGTCCACCTCACGACCTCAGGCATCCGGCCACCACTACCACCAGCACCGCCGATCTCAGACACGAGATGCACAGATCGGATCCGAGGCATCCTTCCGCCGCATCGGAGATGCAGCAACGACACCAGCCACCGGAATTGCACAGGCCCGAGATGGTGCGACATCACCAGGATTTGTCGGGAATGAGGCCAGACATGGGCAGCGAAATCAGATCTAGTCACGAGTTCCCCGATCTTAAGATCGACGTCGTGGACATAAGGAGTCAGGAGAGCgggcagcagcagcagcaacaacagcaacaacaacaacaacaacaacaacaacaacaacaaacgTCGCAACAGAGAAACTTGAAGAGAGCTATGAGCGATTCCGATTGCGACGACGTGTTTTCCGAGGAGAGCGGCAAAGAACC TTGTAATTCGCCGGGAGGCGATTCCTGTCAGCACGCGTCGCGAAAGCGAAGAAGAGGAATGATAGAGAAGAAACGCCGCGACAGAATAAACGCGTCGCTCGGCGAGCTGCGGAGATTAGTGCCGGCAGCAGCGAGAGATCCTCACAGCGGCAAATTAGAGAAAGCGGAGATCTTGCAGCTCACCGTCGAACATTTGCGGTCGCTTCGAAACAAAG GTCCCGAAGGATACGACAGTACGAAGCTGGCGATGGATTACCACGCGGTCGGCTGGGGCGAATGCGCGGCCGAAGTCGGTCGCTACTTGGTCACGATGGAAGGCCTCGACGAGAGGGATCCTCTGAGGTTACGATTGCTCTCCCATCTGCAAAGTTTTCACCGCGATCATCCTCCGTCCGCGGTGCCCTCGTCCGTGCCCCCGGTGACGAGTCTGACGTCGTCTTCGACGAGCAGCAGCTACGAGCCGGCGGCGAGCTCGGTTCCCCCTGGAATGCCACCTGGAACGGGTACTATGCCACCTCTTCTGGGTGGTAGCGCGCTCGGATGGGGCCAGTATCCCGGCCAGTATCCCCAGCAGCAACACGGTAAACCTTATAGACCGTGGGGTGCCGAACTGGCCTACTGA